A region of Halalkaliarchaeum desulfuricum DNA encodes the following proteins:
- a CDS encoding nucleotidyltransferase domain-containing protein, whose protein sequence is MESNSNSQKEHPTTISLDLPVQDDRLFRSQAMGDLLSFLSRNPEGQFSYVELGRVLDYSRPTISKVVDVLSANQLVTVEREAQKKLVQINTGRLSVPHDPFFQIPQPKFRPPVRAAVSSIREQLDEVLGVVVYGSVARGEADRRSDIDLWVAVRKDRMENQRNANRVRQELEETVFDDERFEFEIDVESFQAVPSHISDIRRILSEGIVVYETDEFSELREMILKGTSDE, encoded by the coding sequence ATGGAATCGAACTCGAACAGTCAGAAGGAACATCCGACGACGATATCACTCGATTTGCCGGTCCAAGACGATCGATTGTTTCGCAGCCAGGCAATGGGTGACCTCCTCTCGTTTTTAAGTAGAAATCCGGAGGGCCAGTTTTCCTACGTCGAACTTGGTAGAGTCTTGGATTACTCACGACCGACTATTTCGAAAGTCGTGGATGTGCTCTCTGCCAATCAGCTCGTCACAGTTGAGCGGGAGGCACAGAAGAAGCTCGTACAGATCAATACGGGACGCCTCTCCGTTCCACACGACCCGTTTTTTCAGATTCCGCAGCCAAAGTTCCGTCCACCCGTTCGAGCGGCAGTTAGTTCCATCAGGGAGCAGCTTGATGAGGTGCTCGGAGTCGTCGTGTACGGCAGCGTTGCTCGTGGTGAAGCGGACCGCCGAAGTGATATCGACCTCTGGGTAGCCGTCAGAAAGGATCGTATGGAGAACCAACGGAACGCGAATCGGGTCAGACAGGAGCTAGAAGAAACGGTATTCGACGACGAGCGGTTCGAGTTCGAGATCGATGTCGAGAGTTTTCAGGCGGTTCCAAGCCACATCTCCGACATTCGACGGATCCTTAGCGAAGGGATCGTGGTTTACGAGACGGACGAATTCTCTGAACTCCGTGAAATGATTCTTAAGGGGACATCCGATGAGTAA
- the cbiT gene encoding precorrin-6Y C5,15-methyltransferase (decarboxylating) subunit CbiT, with translation MAELSLPYDADAGPTKPEVRAVALSKLAVVPADHVAEVGACTGAVTVELARRAAKVTALERDADRIEAARGNLAANEYDADVTLREAEAPAGLPEDADALFLGGSRNVETVLDHAVETGVERIVMNVCRIETAARAIEAFRSRDLLAETIQLQVNRGYDLADETGLSAENPVFVIVGRAGGPNDDVTDSKSEGSTET, from the coding sequence ATGGCCGAGCTCTCGCTGCCATACGACGCGGACGCCGGTCCGACGAAGCCGGAAGTCCGCGCAGTGGCGCTTTCGAAGCTCGCGGTGGTGCCCGCGGATCACGTCGCCGAGGTCGGGGCGTGTACGGGCGCCGTGACGGTGGAACTGGCCCGCCGGGCGGCGAAAGTGACGGCGCTGGAACGGGACGCCGATCGGATCGAGGCCGCCCGGGGGAACCTGGCGGCAAACGAGTACGACGCCGACGTGACCCTGCGAGAGGCGGAAGCGCCCGCGGGACTCCCCGAGGACGCCGACGCGCTGTTCCTGGGCGGGAGTCGGAACGTCGAGACGGTGCTGGACCACGCCGTCGAGACGGGTGTCGAACGGATCGTGATGAACGTCTGCCGGATCGAAACCGCCGCGAGGGCGATCGAGGCGTTCCGATCGCGGGACCTGCTCGCAGAGACGATCCAGCTCCAGGTGAATCGGGGGTACGACCTCGCCGACGAAACCGGACTGTCGGCCGAAAACCCGGTGTTCGTGATCGTCGGCCGCGCCGGTGGACCGAACGACGACGTCACCGACAGCAAATCGGAGGGGAGTACCGAAACGTGA
- the cobM gene encoding precorrin-4 C(11)-methyltransferase, translated as MIDEDREGIPFVGAGPGDPELLTVAGRRLLEGADLVVHAGSLVNGQLLEEYCEGARAVNSAGKDLEELIPLMADAYEAGETVVRLHSGDPSIYGAAVEQMDALAERGIPSYLVPGVTAAFAASATLGTQLTLPEVSNHVVITRPQGRTLDTENDHITEFVDMGDVTTCVYLGTHAVGETMDRLLEDGQDPDTPVAVVYHASWPDEDVITGTIDSIADKVAEAGYRASALVLIGEAVTGSGYGRSHLYGGWANSDHDWGE; from the coding sequence ATGATCGACGAGGATCGAGAGGGGATCCCGTTCGTCGGCGCCGGTCCCGGGGATCCGGAGCTTCTGACCGTCGCCGGCAGGCGGCTGCTCGAGGGGGCCGACCTGGTCGTTCACGCGGGATCGCTGGTCAACGGACAGTTGCTCGAGGAGTACTGCGAGGGCGCACGGGCCGTAAACTCCGCGGGCAAAGATCTCGAGGAGCTGATCCCGCTGATGGCCGACGCCTACGAGGCCGGCGAGACGGTCGTCAGACTCCACAGCGGCGACCCGTCGATCTACGGCGCCGCCGTCGAGCAGATGGACGCGCTCGCCGAGCGCGGGATCCCGAGCTACCTCGTGCCCGGCGTCACCGCAGCCTTCGCCGCGAGTGCGACGCTCGGCACCCAGCTCACGCTGCCGGAGGTTTCGAACCACGTCGTGATCACCCGTCCCCAGGGACGGACCCTCGATACCGAGAACGACCACATCACGGAGTTCGTCGACATGGGCGACGTGACGACCTGCGTCTATCTCGGCACCCACGCCGTCGGGGAGACGATGGATCGACTGCTCGAGGACGGCCAGGATCCCGACACCCCGGTCGCAGTCGTGTATCACGCCTCCTGGCCCGACGAGGACGTCATCACGGGCACGATCGACTCCATCGCCGACAAGGTAGCGGAGGCCGGCTACCGTGCCTCGGCGCTGGTGTTGATCGGCGAGGCCGTCACCGGATCGGGGTACGGGCGATCCCACCTCTACGGCGGGTGGGCCAACAGCGATCACGACTGGGGGGAATGA
- the cbiG gene encoding cobalt-precorrin 5A hydrolase, translating to MTTGGNDRVSERIDDVESVAVVAFDRSLDTAAEIADELGGAEREVDVLEYHADVFADGWGTYDCFVGVMASGIAIRKVADLLEDKWTDPAVVVVDTGVTWAIPLVGGHHGGNRIARELAALGATPVVTTATETAEEPNAEPAVETRAAALNARIVTPDSTVATNSAALSGKLGPVVRIDGPRAVLVDDSVTVLERGAQTAGERDGVVIGTGCVSGAGAEAFLDAWRDALDRTQYGLEDVEFVATGTLKQDEEGLREAAAEFGVGVVTFDRETLLEHEGPTPSKSRELVGWPGIAESSAIAGGREGELLVEKTSYGGEVTVAIAR from the coding sequence ATCACGACTGGGGGGAATGACCGCGTGAGCGAACGCATCGACGACGTCGAATCAGTCGCAGTCGTCGCATTCGACCGGAGCCTCGATACCGCAGCGGAGATCGCCGACGAGCTGGGGGGAGCCGAACGCGAGGTCGACGTCCTCGAGTATCACGCCGATGTCTTCGCCGACGGCTGGGGGACGTACGACTGCTTCGTGGGCGTGATGGCGAGCGGGATCGCGATCCGAAAGGTCGCCGACTTGCTCGAGGACAAGTGGACCGATCCGGCGGTCGTCGTCGTCGACACCGGGGTGACGTGGGCGATCCCGCTGGTCGGGGGTCACCACGGCGGCAACCGGATCGCCCGCGAGCTCGCGGCACTGGGCGCGACGCCGGTGGTGACGACCGCCACGGAGACGGCCGAGGAACCGAACGCCGAGCCGGCCGTCGAGACCCGGGCCGCGGCGCTGAACGCGCGGATCGTCACCCCCGACTCGACGGTCGCGACGAACAGCGCCGCGCTCTCTGGAAAGCTGGGCCCGGTCGTCCGGATCGACGGCCCCCGGGCGGTGCTCGTCGACGACAGCGTGACCGTGCTCGAGCGGGGCGCACAGACGGCCGGTGAACGCGACGGCGTCGTGATCGGAACCGGCTGCGTCTCGGGTGCCGGCGCGGAGGCGTTTCTCGACGCCTGGCGGGACGCTCTCGACCGGACTCAATACGGTCTCGAGGATGTCGAGTTCGTCGCCACCGGAACGTTGAAGCAAGACGAGGAGGGGCTCCGCGAGGCGGCAGCCGAGTTCGGCGTCGGCGTCGTGACGTTCGACAGGGAGACCCTGCTCGAGCACGAGGGACCGACCCCCTCGAAGTCGCGGGAACTCGTCGGCTGGCCGGGGATCGCGGAGTCGTCGGCCATCGCGGGCGGTCGCGAGGGCGAACTCCTCGTCGAGAAGACTAGCTACGGCGGGGAGGTCACGGTGGCGATCGCACGATGA
- the cobA gene encoding uroporphyrinogen-III C-methyltransferase, with the protein MEHATFEPVPDRARAKPGTVYLIGAGPGDPDLLTVRARYLIETADVILHDALVRETLVECLPKSATVLDVGKRVDHKTPQEQINRLMAAHADDGDAVVRLKGGDPFVFGRGGEEAQYLATQDIHFEIVPGISSATAAPGIAGIPLTHREVSSRFTVITGHETPEKEESTLEWDALARHVDGGGTLVILMGVRTLDRNVRALRENSLDGDTPVAVIQKASWEAQHVVRATLDSVVDRVEESEIGSPATVVIGDVIGVYDDIDGSLREFEPA; encoded by the coding sequence ATGGAACACGCCACGTTCGAACCGGTCCCGGACCGGGCGCGCGCGAAGCCGGGGACGGTGTATCTGATCGGGGCCGGGCCGGGGGACCCCGACCTGCTGACGGTGCGTGCGCGGTATCTGATCGAGACTGCGGACGTGATCCTCCACGACGCGCTCGTCCGAGAGACGCTCGTCGAGTGTCTACCGAAGTCTGCGACCGTACTCGACGTCGGCAAGCGGGTCGACCACAAGACGCCCCAGGAACAGATCAACCGACTGATGGCGGCACACGCCGACGACGGCGACGCCGTGGTCCGGCTGAAGGGCGGCGACCCGTTCGTCTTCGGACGCGGTGGCGAGGAGGCGCAGTACCTCGCCACGCAGGATATCCACTTCGAGATCGTCCCCGGGATCTCCAGTGCGACCGCCGCGCCCGGGATCGCGGGGATCCCTCTCACTCACCGGGAGGTGTCCTCGCGGTTCACCGTCATCACCGGGCACGAAACCCCCGAAAAGGAAGAGAGCACACTCGAGTGGGACGCGCTCGCCCGCCACGTCGACGGCGGCGGCACGCTCGTGATTCTGATGGGCGTGCGGACGCTCGATCGGAACGTGCGGGCGCTGCGGGAGAACAGCCTCGACGGCGATACCCCGGTCGCGGTGATACAGAAGGCCAGCTGGGAGGCGCAGCACGTCGTCCGAGCGACCCTGGATTCGGTCGTCGACCGCGTCGAGGAGTCGGAGATCGGCTCGCCCGCGACGGTCGTAATTGGGGACGTTATCGGGGTGTACGACGACATCGACGGAAGCCTGCGCGAGTTCGAACCCGCGTGA
- a CDS encoding precorrin-2 dehydrogenase/sirohydrochlorin ferrochelatase family protein — protein sequence MRSEQREHHMLPLFHDFEGKTVVIVGGGRVALRKARTYTIEADVTVVADAFADGFDEVDCERRRRRLEPDEADELLASVEGDLFLVIPATDDRTLNDAIARAGREAGALVNRVDERGDTVTPARAESGTLTVAISTGGESPAVARHLRREIEPLLERTEPMGRLQADLREQLAEESDLSADQRRQALRRVIDDDGVWRALEDGRYEDARDRALEVAGIDPSE from the coding sequence GTGAGGTCCGAACAGAGGGAACACCACATGCTACCGCTGTTTCACGACTTCGAGGGCAAGACGGTGGTGATCGTCGGCGGCGGCCGCGTGGCGCTCCGGAAGGCACGGACCTACACGATCGAGGCCGACGTGACCGTCGTCGCCGACGCGTTCGCGGACGGGTTCGACGAGGTCGACTGCGAACGTCGCCGGCGGCGGCTGGAACCCGACGAGGCCGACGAACTCCTCGCGAGCGTGGAGGGGGATCTCTTCCTCGTGATCCCCGCGACGGACGACCGAACACTCAACGACGCGATCGCGAGGGCGGGACGGGAGGCAGGCGCGCTGGTGAATCGCGTCGACGAGCGCGGCGACACGGTTACGCCGGCGAGAGCCGAGTCGGGGACGCTCACCGTCGCCATCTCGACGGGGGGCGAAAGCCCCGCAGTGGCGCGACACCTCCGGCGCGAGATCGAGCCGCTCCTCGAACGGACCGAGCCGATGGGCAGGCTCCAGGCCGACCTCCGCGAGCAACTCGCCGAAGAGTCCGACCTGTCGGCGGATCAGCGCCGACAAGCACTCCGTCGTGTCATCGACGACGACGGCGTCTGGAGGGCGCTCGAGGACGGACGGTACGAGGACGCCAGGGATCGCGCGCTCGAGGTAGCCGGGATCGACCCGTCGGAATGA
- a CDS encoding ATP-binding protein, producing MANHRTPFPAIVGQEELKRALLAVAANDALDGLLVRGEKGTAKSTAVRGLVDLLPEQRAVADCPYGCPPDDPDGQCESCRAREDPPVETRSVPLVTLPLGATRERVVGTLSVADALEGEAEFDPGLLARANRGVLYVDEVNLLDDHLVDVLLDAAESGVNRVERDGVSLSHPADFTLVGTMNPEEGSLRPQLRDRFALQATVTGCRDVDDRMDIIDRALTREAEGEAFGDRYVGAIEDERARLVAARDRLGDVSLPAEFKREIAQLCRDAGVDGHRGDIAIAHTARTFAALDGRGKVIESDVREAARLALPHRLQSRPFEDDPDVDDVLEDHFGGDDREEGNEKRDGDGSEENEPGDGEGPDESDERGDDPSDGEASPHDIGEASAEGASTGDRDTESGDDGEGTDDGDGSDDGDGSDDGDGGDGSDDGDGEKDGSEPDETEESTPIVPGEARAAVGEADSPDAVEPNAETTRVRDGTRVRVSESTDARGARVRTEPAGDEDTVDAAASIRAAAAEGRTTPTERDLKTSVRSGTAGTLVVFVVDASASMRAAMRDAKGVVLSMLQDAYEHRDEVAFVAVAGEESEVLLPPTDSVTLAARHLKELPTGDRTPLPSGLDAARRLLDRSDAEAGLVVVVTDGRANVADGSPTARTREAARGLAAAEADTLVVDASEEGGSGSGRGTGLIDLIETETDGRRIPLSELSAERVTDAADSAHRDR from the coding sequence ATGGCGAACCACCGAACGCCGTTCCCAGCGATCGTCGGGCAAGAGGAGTTGAAGCGAGCGTTGCTGGCCGTCGCGGCAAACGATGCGCTGGACGGGTTGCTCGTGCGCGGCGAGAAAGGGACAGCCAAATCCACGGCGGTCCGCGGCCTGGTGGACCTGTTGCCGGAGCAGCGCGCCGTCGCGGACTGTCCGTACGGCTGCCCGCCCGACGATCCCGACGGCCAGTGTGAGTCGTGTCGGGCACGCGAGGACCCGCCCGTCGAGACCAGGTCCGTTCCCCTGGTGACGCTTCCACTGGGGGCGACGCGCGAGCGTGTGGTCGGGACGCTGTCGGTGGCAGACGCCCTGGAAGGGGAGGCGGAGTTCGATCCCGGGCTGCTCGCGCGGGCCAACCGGGGTGTGCTGTACGTCGACGAGGTGAACCTGCTCGACGATCACCTGGTCGACGTGCTTTTGGACGCCGCCGAGAGCGGCGTCAACAGGGTCGAGCGCGACGGGGTCAGCCTCTCTCACCCCGCCGACTTCACGCTGGTGGGGACGATGAACCCCGAGGAGGGAAGCCTCCGACCGCAGCTCCGGGATCGGTTCGCGCTCCAGGCGACGGTGACGGGCTGTCGCGACGTCGACGACCGGATGGATATCATCGACCGGGCGCTGACTCGGGAGGCCGAAGGGGAGGCGTTCGGCGACCGGTACGTCGGCGCAATCGAGGACGAGCGCGCCCGGCTGGTGGCGGCGCGCGACCGTCTCGGGGACGTGTCGCTACCGGCCGAGTTCAAACGCGAGATCGCACAGCTGTGCCGCGACGCCGGTGTCGACGGCCACCGGGGGGACATCGCGATCGCCCACACCGCCCGGACGTTCGCCGCCCTCGACGGTCGGGGGAAAGTGATCGAGTCCGACGTCCGGGAGGCCGCACGCCTCGCGCTTCCCCACCGACTCCAGAGCCGCCCGTTCGAGGACGACCCCGACGTCGACGACGTACTCGAGGACCACTTCGGCGGGGACGACCGAGAGGAAGGCAACGAAAAAAGGGACGGGGATGGCAGCGAGGAAAACGAACCGGGGGACGGCGAAGGGCCGGACGAAAGCGACGAGAGGGGCGACGATCCGTCCGACGGTGAGGCTTCGCCTCACGACATCGGCGAGGCCTCCGCGGAGGGCGCTTCGACCGGTGATCGGGACACAGAGAGCGGCGACGACGGAGAAGGGACCGACGACGGGGACGGAAGCGACGACGGGGACGGAAGCGACGACGGGGACGGCGGGGACGGAAGCGACGACGGGGACGGCGAGAAGGACGGCAGCGAACCGGACGAAACCGAGGAGTCGACGCCGATCGTTCCCGGCGAGGCCCGGGCGGCGGTCGGCGAGGCCGACAGCCCGGACGCGGTCGAGCCGAACGCCGAGACCACCCGCGTCCGGGACGGCACCCGTGTCCGGGTGTCGGAGTCGACCGACGCCAGGGGGGCACGAGTGCGGACAGAACCCGCCGGCGATGAGGACACAGTCGACGCCGCCGCGTCGATTCGGGCCGCCGCCGCGGAGGGTCGAACCACCCCGACCGAGCGGGACCTGAAAACGTCCGTGCGGAGCGGAACCGCCGGGACACTCGTGGTGTTCGTCGTCGACGCCAGCGCCTCGATGCGGGCTGCGATGCGCGACGCCAAGGGGGTGGTGCTGTCGATGCTGCAGGACGCCTACGAGCACCGCGACGAGGTGGCGTTCGTGGCCGTCGCGGGCGAGGAGAGCGAGGTCCTCCTGCCGCCGACCGACAGCGTCACCCTCGCGGCCAGGCACCTAAAAGAGCTGCCGACGGGCGACCGGACACCACTGCCATCGGGCCTGGATGCTGCCCGGCGGCTGTTGGATCGGTCGGACGCCGAGGCGGGCCTGGTCGTCGTCGTCACCGACGGCCGGGCGAACGTCGCGGACGGCAGCCCGACCGCCCGGACCCGGGAGGCCGCACGGGGACTCGCCGCCGCCGAGGCCGACACGCTGGTCGTCGACGCCAGCGAAGAAGGGGGTTCGGGATCCGGTCGGGGGACGGGCCTGATCGACCTGATCGAGACCGAAACCGACGGCCGGCGGATTCCCCTCTCGGAGCTTTCGGCCGAGCGCGTCACCGACGCTGCAGACTCAGCTCACCGGGATCGCTAG
- a CDS encoding precorrin-3B C(17)-methyltransferase has protein sequence MTGDSQQSDGRTDDYGTLYVVGIGPGLPAHATRRAREVIRDADCVIVADLYRQFLCEDGIIPPAARERGSAGGNGTTFDEDVIVRNDGREQTLVRSSMGRQRELAELSFRRVRDGDDVVHVSGGDPNVYGKADLLFSAAERAGAADVPIEVVPGVTAATGAAAALGAPLSNDFCTISLSEKWRPWSEIERKLRAAAESGFVIVLYNPRGNHRRALAVIREERDGGVPVAVVTDVGRKEAGRVGEQRRIATLEELLDVDGGDNNNDAGDDPIDAMATTIVVGNARTEIRETADRRYLFTPRGDREIADF, from the coding sequence ATGACGGGGGACAGCCAGCAGTCGGACGGCCGGACTGACGACTACGGAACGCTGTACGTCGTCGGTATCGGCCCGGGCCTGCCCGCTCACGCGACCCGGCGAGCACGGGAGGTTATCCGGGACGCAGACTGCGTGATCGTTGCGGACCTGTACCGCCAGTTCCTCTGTGAGGACGGAATCATTCCCCCGGCGGCGCGTGAGCGCGGCTCGGCCGGCGGGAACGGAACGACGTTCGACGAGGACGTGATCGTCCGGAATGACGGGCGCGAACAGACCCTGGTACGGTCCAGCATGGGCCGCCAGCGCGAACTCGCGGAGCTGTCCTTCCGGCGCGTCCGCGACGGCGATGACGTCGTCCACGTCTCCGGCGGCGATCCGAACGTCTACGGCAAAGCAGACCTGCTGTTTTCGGCAGCAGAGCGGGCCGGCGCGGCGGACGTCCCGATCGAGGTCGTGCCGGGCGTGACGGCAGCGACCGGCGCGGCAGCGGCGCTGGGTGCACCCCTCTCGAACGATTTCTGCACCATCTCGCTGTCGGAGAAGTGGCGCCCGTGGAGCGAAATCGAACGGAAACTGCGTGCGGCCGCCGAAAGCGGGTTCGTGATCGTGCTGTACAACCCCCGGGGGAACCATCGGCGTGCGCTCGCTGTGATCCGCGAGGAACGCGACGGGGGCGTTCCCGTCGCCGTCGTCACCGACGTCGGCCGGAAGGAAGCTGGCCGTGTCGGCGAACAGCGGCGAATCGCGACGCTCGAGGAACTACTGGACGTCGACGGCGGCGACAACAACAACGACGCCGGCGACGATCCCATCGACGCGATGGCGACGACGATTGTCGTCGGAAACGCAAGGACGGAGATCCGGGAAACCGCCGACCGCCGCTACCTGTTTACCCCCCGCGGCGACCGCGAGATAGCCGACTTTTGA
- a CDS encoding methyltransferase domain-containing protein: MSPPSSTDTGANRGVLKHVFAGLEQSFASLPWLFELLVELYRPLVRREMAIADVDASDRVLAVGCGALPYTAALIAECSRATVYALDCDRDAIADARRTLTRSGSGARIELVAGDGAQLSPTSLDVDSLDVAFVAVQAGPKTEIVDHLRSVDCGPDRIVVRRPRPAFAAAYGSLPDGYEPIDSVAQPAFAFGRSALFDGRKTETLPTDT, encoded by the coding sequence GTGTCGCCGCCATCGTCGACCGACACCGGCGCAAACCGGGGCGTGTTGAAACACGTCTTCGCCGGCCTCGAGCAGTCCTTCGCCTCGCTTCCGTGGCTGTTCGAGTTGCTCGTCGAGTTGTATCGCCCCCTCGTCCGCCGGGAGATGGCGATCGCGGATGTAGACGCGTCCGATCGCGTCCTCGCCGTGGGCTGTGGGGCGTTGCCGTACACGGCAGCGCTGATCGCGGAGTGCTCTCGGGCGACCGTGTATGCGCTCGACTGCGACCGGGACGCCATTGCAGACGCTCGGCGAACGTTGACTCGTTCCGGCAGTGGCGCCCGGATCGAACTCGTCGCCGGCGACGGGGCGCAGCTGTCCCCGACGTCGCTGGACGTCGACTCGCTCGACGTCGCGTTCGTGGCGGTCCAGGCGGGGCCCAAAACCGAGATCGTCGACCACCTCCGATCGGTGGACTGCGGCCCCGACCGCATCGTCGTCCGCCGTCCCCGGCCGGCGTTTGCCGCAGCGTACGGATCGCTGCCCGACGGCTACGAGCCGATCGACTCGGTCGCCCAACCCGCGTTCGCGTTCGGTCGGTCGGCGCTGTTCGACGGGCGGAAGACGGAGACTCTCCCCACTGACACATGA
- a CDS encoding M24 family metallopeptidase, whose translation MSNCSDPNDITEALDAAIDAFNGEGHGMPTPEESINSDEDWTAQLTKGCKLLDLAEKPVIDGYDTAIIELCFGAIERSLEAYALAEGGDTLRDFHDHTKCYTRAADLGLVSRHTSKRLRQLYDNNRTDSYYGGNRPTHEQADAMRDLARAIHIHATKQILEDGVCVCDRLSAY comes from the coding sequence ATGAGTAACTGTTCTGATCCGAACGACATCACGGAAGCATTGGATGCAGCGATTGACGCGTTCAATGGCGAGGGGCATGGCATGCCAACGCCCGAAGAATCGATCAATTCCGACGAAGACTGGACAGCTCAACTAACGAAGGGCTGCAAGCTCCTTGACCTTGCCGAAAAACCCGTTATCGACGGGTATGATACCGCGATCATCGAACTATGCTTCGGTGCGATCGAACGGTCGCTTGAAGCATACGCACTTGCCGAAGGAGGGGACACTCTGCGGGACTTTCACGACCACACCAAGTGCTATACACGAGCTGCTGACCTTGGATTAGTATCCCGACATACCTCAAAACGACTCCGTCAACTCTACGACAACAACCGAACGGACAGCTACTACGGCGGTAATCGTCCCACACATGAGCAGGCCGACGCTATGCGTGACTTGGCACGTGCGATTCATATACACGCGACTAAGCAGATCCTTGAGGACGGAGTCTGCGTCTGTGACAGACTCTCTGCCTATTGA
- a CDS encoding cobalt-factor II C(20)-methyltransferase — MTVYGIGLGPGDAGLLTLEGKRLLEAADTVYASGDRSRSVAGEHVPESTIEALSFPMTDDDDRLRRAWRTAARRVAEANRDGDVAVVTLGDPNVYSTFGHLRRTLEALHPDVEIEVIPGVSAATAFASALGVEIEAGSGIALREAIDGAAPVGPDRLVLFKVTDAAATAEKLDEAGYDVRFGRQLFMEDETVMTDDPDELTDGEYFTLAYAEKRDLDREFRTEVFRTEESRTEETRTEGDR; from the coding sequence GTGACAGTGTACGGCATCGGACTGGGTCCCGGTGACGCCGGGCTGCTCACGCTGGAGGGGAAACGACTGCTCGAAGCAGCCGACACCGTGTACGCTTCGGGTGATCGCTCGCGGTCGGTCGCTGGCGAGCACGTGCCGGAGTCGACGATCGAGGCGCTTTCGTTCCCGATGACCGACGACGACGATCGGCTGCGCCGCGCCTGGCGAACGGCCGCCCGACGGGTCGCCGAGGCGAACCGGGACGGTGACGTCGCGGTGGTCACCCTCGGAGACCCGAACGTCTACTCCACGTTCGGCCACCTCCGCCGGACGCTGGAGGCGCTGCATCCGGACGTCGAGATCGAGGTGATCCCCGGCGTGAGTGCCGCGACCGCGTTCGCGAGCGCCCTGGGCGTCGAGATCGAAGCCGGGTCGGGGATCGCCCTCCGGGAGGCGATCGACGGGGCGGCGCCTGTCGGCCCGGACCGGCTGGTGCTGTTCAAGGTCACCGACGCGGCGGCGACCGCAGAGAAACTGGACGAGGCGGGCTACGACGTTCGGTTCGGCCGACAGCTGTTCATGGAGGATGAGACAGTGATGACGGACGATCCTGACGAGTTGACCGACGGGGAGTACTTCACGCTCGCGTACGCCGAAAAGCGCGACCTCGACAGGGAGTTCCGGACCGAAGTGTTCCGGACGGAGGAATCCCGGACCGAGGAGACCCGAACGGAGGGAGACCGATGA
- the cobJ gene encoding precorrin-3B C(17)-methyltransferase has translation MTTDSDGTDGRTAAQREETTHGTLTAVGLGPGHPEGMTVRAREALCDAEQIVGYTTYVDLLPEEIIEATEEVYATSMGGEVSRTEEAVDRAIAGHDVAIVGSGDPNVYALAGLTLEIVESKEVTPTELDFEVVPGVPAAQSCAARLGAPLVNDAVTVSLSDHLVPMEEIESRLQAVAPEKLAIVVYNPWSRRREGNFERCCEILLEHRDPETPVGIVHAAGREDERVEIVELGELESMGDSDVLDMRSTLVVGTEDTYVYDGRMITPRGYETKYDY, from the coding sequence ATGACCACAGATTCAGACGGAACCGACGGTCGGACGGCGGCACAGCGCGAGGAAACCACCCACGGCACCCTCACGGCGGTCGGGCTCGGCCCCGGCCACCCCGAGGGGATGACGGTTCGGGCGCGGGAGGCGCTGTGCGACGCCGAGCAGATCGTCGGCTACACCACCTACGTCGACCTGCTGCCCGAGGAGATCATCGAGGCGACAGAGGAGGTCTACGCCACGTCGATGGGCGGGGAGGTGTCCCGGACCGAGGAGGCAGTCGATCGGGCGATCGCTGGCCACGACGTGGCCATCGTCGGCAGCGGCGACCCGAACGTGTACGCGCTGGCGGGGCTGACCCTCGAGATCGTCGAATCGAAAGAGGTCACCCCGACCGAACTCGACTTCGAGGTCGTCCCCGGCGTCCCGGCCGCCCAGTCGTGTGCCGCCCGGCTGGGCGCGCCGCTGGTGAACGACGCCGTCACGGTCTCGCTTTCCGATCACCTCGTGCCGATGGAAGAGATCGAGTCGCGGCTGCAGGCGGTCGCGCCCGAGAAGCTGGCGATCGTCGTCTACAACCCCTGGAGCCGGCGACGGGAGGGGAACTTCGAGCGGTGCTGTGAGATCCTGCTCGAACACCGCGACCCGGAGACGCCGGTCGGGATCGTTCACGCCGCCGGCCGCGAGGACGAACGCGTCGAGATCGTCGAGCTCGGGGAGCTGGAATCGATGGGCGACAGCGACGTCCTCGACATGCGGTCGACGCTCGTGGTCGGAACCGAGGACACCTACGTCTACGACGGCCGGATGATCACCCCGCGGGGCTACGAGACGAAGTACGACTATTAG